In Streptantibioticus cattleyicolor NRRL 8057 = DSM 46488, a genomic segment contains:
- a CDS encoding phthiocerol/phthiodiolone dimycocerosyl transferase family protein, which produces MTPALAPTVAARPLSPLERWYWVCDQIAPLNVIGHVRLRGALPEELLAQGLDALQRRHPLLRAAIRADAAGRNPRFVPVTGRPIPLRVVAADDPDTGWQRVVDEQELNTAVDWQGGPLARAVLVTTEAAGNGTADVHDLVLTVPHCVADGTTVLTLLRQWIELAAEIGAAGPDDPPAVCAERALPAPDTLLPPAFRGLAGTRRVLAQQLSDQATARRRKPRRMEAGRRVPFRDRATRLLHRELGHEALADLIAACHREQTTVHGALAAAMVTAVAEDAGGHPGPVMIGSPVNFRDDLVPAVTDREVGTYVASVPTLVDYRPGAPLWPMARAVSRDLVRRRQRGEQLAAVAAMGLVAPKSVAKSRRFLTFMENKGPLTLCLSNIGRHDFPAAVGPWQLSEAEFIAGLSVNALYCATVNTSHGRMAWNFTHIDGAVPTERATRIADASMDAVLAAAKP; this is translated from the coding sequence GTGACGCCCGCCCTCGCACCGACCGTGGCCGCCCGGCCGCTCAGCCCGCTGGAGCGCTGGTACTGGGTCTGCGACCAGATCGCCCCGCTCAACGTGATCGGCCACGTCCGGCTGCGCGGCGCCCTCCCGGAGGAGCTGCTAGCCCAGGGGCTCGACGCGCTCCAGCGGCGCCACCCGCTGCTGCGCGCCGCGATCCGCGCCGACGCGGCCGGCCGCAACCCCCGCTTCGTCCCCGTCACCGGGCGCCCCATCCCGCTGCGCGTGGTGGCCGCCGACGACCCGGACACCGGCTGGCAGCGCGTCGTCGACGAGCAGGAACTCAACACCGCCGTCGACTGGCAGGGCGGACCGCTGGCCCGCGCGGTGCTGGTCACCACCGAGGCCGCCGGGAACGGGACGGCGGACGTGCACGACCTGGTGCTGACCGTGCCGCACTGCGTCGCCGACGGCACCACCGTCCTGACCCTGCTGCGGCAGTGGATCGAACTGGCCGCCGAGATCGGCGCCGCCGGCCCCGACGACCCGCCCGCCGTCTGCGCCGAACGCGCCCTGCCCGCCCCCGACACGTTGCTGCCGCCCGCCTTCCGCGGCCTGGCCGGCACCCGCCGCGTCCTCGCCCAGCAACTGTCCGACCAGGCCACCGCCCGCCGCCGCAAGCCGCGCCGGATGGAGGCCGGCCGCCGGGTGCCGTTCCGCGACCGGGCCACCCGGCTGCTCCACCGCGAACTCGGCCACGAGGCGCTCGCCGACCTGATCGCCGCCTGCCACCGCGAGCAGACCACGGTGCACGGCGCCCTCGCCGCGGCCATGGTGACGGCGGTCGCCGAGGACGCCGGCGGCCACCCAGGACCGGTGATGATCGGCTCCCCGGTCAACTTCCGCGACGACCTGGTGCCCGCGGTCACCGACCGGGAGGTGGGCACGTACGTCGCCTCGGTGCCCACCCTCGTCGACTACCGCCCCGGCGCCCCGCTGTGGCCGATGGCCCGCGCCGTCAGCCGCGACCTGGTGCGCCGCAGACAGCGCGGCGAACAGCTCGCCGCGGTCGCCGCCATGGGCCTGGTCGCCCCCAAGTCGGTCGCCAAGAGCCGCCGTTTCCTGACCTTCATGGAGAACAAGGGGCCGCTGACGCTCTGCCTGTCCAACATCGGCCGCCACGACTTCCCGGCCGCCGTCGGCCCGTGGCAGCTGTCGGAGGCCGAGTTCATCGCCGGCCTGTCGGTCAACGCCCTGTACTGCGCCACCGTCAACACCAGTCACGGCCGCATGGCGTGGAACTTCACCCACATCGACGGCGCGGTCCCCACCGAACGCGCCACCCGGATCGCCGACGCCTCGATGGACGCGGTGCTCGCCGCCGCCAAGCCGTGA
- a CDS encoding non-ribosomal peptide synthetase produces MNSSEWSPLTAYQRDIWVAHALFPELPQFNLFLARRFTGPVDAARLAQCLREAAGRNDAFGLRFTERDGVPLQRAVADRPAVEVVDLSGAADPRARCEGWIAEAYDRPFPLADGPAYRLAVLVESDTAVHACVVAHHIVADAWALNLFFEQVAAGYAGEPGPEPADYLAVLDDERGYRESERYERDREHFRTVLREITPPLFTRRADSGRRRSARHSFTLPKDAVERIRARGRSPFAFIAAAFAVYLSRVHRTDDVVLGVPLFNRRGQAQRRTVGHFANTLPLPVRAAGELTYAELVAAIQDGSRTLQRHERLPLGEVLRDLPPGRPRELFDVTLSYVQLPTPRELPGIRQEASGATRAHDQDVLAVAVTETDATGDVVVDLDHALDVFDADLPVADLARHIRNLVLAGLDAPDTPVARIPMLDAAERAGLVEGHNRTAADFPDETTVHALFARQAARTPDQVALRAADGTTVTYARLDADANRLARALRADGVTTGDRVAVVMERGVPMMTAILAVLKAGAAYVPVDPGYPAERIRFLLADSAAKVVLTGPGTPALPDGLAAVVRRADEPLTGSAEPLPDAAGPTDLAYVLYTSGSTGQPKGVMVEHRSVVNRLDWMQRRYPLGVGDVLLQKTPVSFDVSVWELFWWPLAGASLALPAPGAEKDPQEILAAIDRHRVTAVHFVPSMFAPFLDLLESDPAALATASVLRRVFCSGEALPPGQVDRFNRLLAAAGTRLVNLYGPTEATVDVSYHDCPADPGRPVRRVPIGRPIDNIRLHVLDQHGNPQPTGVPGELCVAGVGVARGYLGRPELTAEKFTEDPFTPGGRLYRTGDLARRLADGTLEYLGRIDGQVKIRGNRVELGEVEHRLAALPGVRAAVAVAVPSRTGGTTLAGGYLADAPLDPAAIRARLAETLPEYMIPARFTRLEAVPLTPNGKTDRAALVRLLAADGEAGTTAYTAPRDATERALAEVWQQVLGVERVGAHDDWFALGGDSILMLRVRAGAAARGLRVALPDMVRHPRLSDLAAHTGAMTDGEPEATVAPFELVAGVDKARLLGLGATDAFPATRLHLGMLYHSTEDENSTVYHDVFHYRLAVAWDEDAFRAAHDRLTARHPALRSSFALGGYSEPLQIVHPHATGTLSVADLRETDDAAGDAAVRAHIEERRRHAYDYETPGLHHLRAHVRAGNVLDLVLSFHHAILDGWSVAGVISELLQDYLHALGADVPAVAGTEPPSPALHVRDERAVLASAAARDHWRDRLAGAELVQLDPFVPYEAPGDGGSVVHHIELPDQLDAALGRFARDHAVPLRLVLFTAHCLTLRLLSGREDVTTGLVTHGRPEAVGADRIAGLFLNTMPVRLTPGQATWLDAVHDVVRAERDAHPYRAYPLSAIQDDRGGAPLLDTAFTFVRLHNLEPLLGRTELDLLELTTYEETNFGLLVNAIVDPRDGRTRLRLNCAGRSFTAVQAALLADTYTAILRRVVEHPETAVDFDFLAPAAELPANPAPEPLDVVRRFTAMAAARPDAEAVVFGDVRWTYRELDRATRRIAGRLRDLGVAPGAGVGIALDRSPEMIATVLGILRAGAACVPLDVSYPPERIARMVERARPFRVVAHERHAALVPDPALVLPVESIPLPGPADDEAPEETAPLPLDSLALILFTSGSSGEPKGVELPHRLWANYTQWQLRAETNAPGARTLQFAPLSFDVSFQEIFSTMAAGGTLHLVSDADRRDPATLLRILDEQAIERWFMPFVALQGIAEASELLGIRPKALRILISSGEQLRVTEEIRRLCAARPGTLLENQYGPTETNIASAYLLSGDPAGWPALPPIGTAIDGAEIHVLDDRLRPVPTGVQGEIYLGGACLALGYRGRPDLTEERFVPHPTRPGARLYRTGDVGRVLPDGDTVWLGRADNQVKVRGFRVEPAEVEIAITALCDDFPGIRGAAVVARTRGDGLDSFLVGYLLGEEGSADLEEVRKRLRAVLPEYMVPAHLGWLEKLPLTPSGKRDDAALRRLPLDIGPAADAIAPRDAYERALADIFGEMLASPGFGVHDDFFEHGGTSLTAMRLVVTIEKRFGVRVPLTTFVAAPTVARLAERLRSDEAVAAFDPVVPVKRGAEDRPPLFLVHPLGGNVLCYVRLARHLPDEQPLYALQAGGAEPGTEPVATMGALAKSYLEAIRRVQPEGPYHLGGWSFGGFVAFEMAKQLIADGGPGQVASLILLDSIAPTPGDRPDVAEQAMMEWFFWELIWVDRGGSAPVERIPAELTGDDARLDFIAERAAAVGIVPADTARSTVRRMFEVYKTNWASLRDYEPAPEPVDLTLVKATAPLPDVLKPMHGAARTLHDAPANGWATLTSGHLDVVDVPGDHLMLLDEPYVGTVGEAIADVLAGRRGGRRNDEGAAQ; encoded by the coding sequence TTGAATTCATCCGAGTGGTCACCGCTGACGGCTTACCAACGGGATATATGGGTGGCGCACGCCCTTTTTCCGGAGCTTCCGCAGTTCAATCTCTTCCTGGCCCGCCGGTTCACCGGGCCGGTGGACGCGGCGCGGCTGGCTCAGTGCCTGCGGGAGGCGGCCGGCCGCAACGACGCCTTCGGGCTGCGCTTCACCGAGCGGGACGGGGTGCCGCTGCAACGCGCCGTGGCCGACCGCCCGGCGGTGGAGGTGGTCGACCTCAGCGGCGCGGCCGACCCGCGGGCGCGCTGCGAGGGGTGGATCGCCGAGGCGTACGACCGCCCCTTCCCCCTCGCCGACGGCCCGGCGTACCGGCTCGCGGTGCTCGTCGAGAGCGACACCGCAGTGCACGCCTGCGTCGTCGCCCACCACATCGTCGCCGACGCCTGGGCGCTCAACCTCTTCTTCGAGCAGGTGGCCGCCGGGTACGCCGGCGAGCCGGGCCCGGAGCCGGCCGACTACCTCGCCGTCCTCGACGACGAGCGCGGCTACCGGGAATCCGAGCGGTACGAGCGCGACCGCGAGCACTTCCGCACCGTGCTGCGGGAGATCACCCCGCCGCTGTTCACCCGGCGCGCCGACAGCGGACGGCGGCGCAGCGCCCGGCACTCCTTCACGCTGCCCAAGGACGCCGTGGAACGCATCCGGGCGCGCGGCCGGTCCCCGTTCGCCTTCATCGCCGCCGCCTTCGCCGTCTACCTCTCCCGCGTGCACCGCACCGACGACGTGGTGCTCGGCGTACCGCTGTTCAACCGGCGCGGCCAGGCGCAGCGGCGTACCGTCGGCCACTTCGCCAACACCCTTCCGCTGCCGGTGCGCGCGGCCGGGGAGCTGACCTACGCCGAGCTGGTGGCCGCGATCCAGGACGGCTCCCGCACCCTGCAACGCCACGAGCGGCTGCCCCTCGGGGAGGTGCTGCGCGACCTGCCGCCCGGCCGCCCGCGCGAGCTGTTCGACGTCACCCTCTCCTACGTCCAGCTGCCCACCCCGCGCGAGCTGCCCGGGATCCGGCAGGAGGCGTCCGGTGCCACCCGGGCGCACGACCAGGACGTGCTCGCGGTCGCCGTCACCGAGACCGACGCCACCGGGGACGTGGTGGTCGACCTCGACCACGCCCTGGACGTCTTCGACGCCGACCTGCCCGTCGCCGACCTGGCCCGGCACATCCGCAACCTGGTGCTGGCCGGGCTGGACGCCCCCGACACCCCGGTCGCCCGCATCCCGATGCTCGATGCCGCCGAGCGCGCCGGACTCGTCGAGGGCCACAACCGCACGGCCGCCGACTTCCCCGACGAGACCACCGTGCACGCCCTCTTCGCCCGGCAGGCCGCCCGCACCCCCGACCAGGTCGCGCTGCGCGCCGCCGACGGCACCACCGTGACCTACGCCCGGCTGGACGCGGACGCGAACCGGCTGGCCCGGGCGCTGCGCGCGGACGGCGTCACCACCGGCGACCGGGTGGCCGTGGTCATGGAACGCGGCGTGCCGATGATGACCGCGATCCTCGCGGTGCTCAAGGCCGGCGCCGCCTACGTGCCGGTGGACCCCGGCTACCCCGCCGAGCGGATCCGCTTCCTGCTCGCCGACAGCGCCGCCAAGGTGGTGCTCACCGGCCCCGGCACCCCCGCGCTCCCCGACGGCCTGGCGGCGGTCGTGCGCCGCGCCGACGAACCGCTCACCGGCTCCGCCGAGCCGCTGCCCGACGCGGCCGGACCCACCGACCTCGCCTACGTGCTGTACACCTCCGGCTCGACCGGGCAGCCCAAGGGCGTCATGGTCGAGCACCGCTCGGTGGTCAACCGGCTCGACTGGATGCAGCGCCGCTACCCGCTCGGCGTCGGTGACGTGCTGCTCCAGAAGACCCCGGTCTCCTTCGACGTGTCGGTGTGGGAGCTGTTCTGGTGGCCCCTGGCCGGGGCGTCGCTGGCGCTGCCCGCCCCCGGCGCGGAGAAGGACCCGCAGGAGATCCTGGCCGCGATCGACCGCCACCGGGTGACCGCCGTCCACTTCGTGCCGTCGATGTTCGCCCCCTTCCTCGACCTGCTGGAGTCCGACCCCGCGGCGCTCGCCACGGCGTCCGTGCTGCGCCGGGTCTTCTGCTCCGGCGAGGCGCTGCCGCCCGGCCAGGTGGACCGCTTCAACCGGCTGCTCGCCGCCGCCGGTACCCGGTTGGTCAACCTGTACGGGCCCACCGAGGCCACCGTGGACGTCTCGTACCACGACTGCCCCGCCGACCCCGGGCGTCCGGTGCGCCGGGTGCCGATCGGGCGGCCCATCGACAACATCCGGCTGCACGTGCTCGACCAGCACGGCAACCCCCAACCGACCGGCGTCCCCGGCGAGTTGTGCGTGGCCGGCGTCGGGGTGGCCCGCGGCTACCTGGGGCGCCCGGAGCTGACCGCCGAGAAGTTCACCGAGGACCCGTTCACCCCCGGCGGGCGGCTGTACCGCACCGGTGACCTCGCCCGCCGCCTCGCCGACGGCACCCTGGAGTACCTGGGGCGCATCGACGGCCAGGTGAAGATCCGCGGCAACCGGGTCGAGCTCGGCGAGGTCGAGCACCGGCTCGCCGCGCTCCCCGGGGTCCGCGCCGCCGTGGCGGTGGCCGTGCCCTCCCGCACCGGCGGCACCACGCTGGCCGGCGGCTACCTGGCCGACGCCCCGCTGGACCCCGCCGCGATCCGCGCCCGGCTCGCCGAGACGCTGCCGGAATACATGATCCCGGCCCGTTTCACCCGCCTGGAGGCCGTCCCGCTCACCCCCAACGGCAAGACCGACCGGGCCGCGCTGGTCCGGCTGCTCGCCGCCGACGGCGAGGCGGGCACCACCGCGTACACCGCGCCGCGCGACGCCACCGAGCGCGCCCTCGCCGAGGTCTGGCAGCAAGTGCTCGGGGTGGAGCGGGTCGGCGCCCACGACGACTGGTTCGCCCTCGGCGGCGACTCCATTCTGATGCTGCGGGTCCGCGCCGGGGCCGCCGCGCGCGGGCTGCGCGTCGCCCTGCCCGACATGGTGCGCCACCCGCGCCTTTCCGACCTCGCCGCGCACACCGGGGCGATGACGGACGGCGAGCCGGAGGCCACCGTCGCCCCCTTCGAACTGGTCGCCGGCGTCGACAAGGCACGGCTGCTGGGCCTGGGCGCCACCGACGCGTTCCCGGCCACCCGGCTCCACCTCGGCATGCTCTACCACAGCACCGAGGACGAGAACTCCACCGTCTACCACGACGTCTTCCACTACCGGCTGGCCGTCGCCTGGGACGAGGACGCCTTCCGCGCCGCGCACGACCGGCTCACCGCCCGCCACCCGGCGCTGCGTTCCTCGTTCGCCCTGGGCGGCTACTCCGAACCGCTCCAGATCGTCCACCCGCACGCCACCGGCACCCTGTCCGTCGCCGACCTGCGGGAGACGGACGACGCGGCCGGGGACGCCGCCGTCCGCGCCCACATCGAGGAACGCCGCCGGCACGCCTACGACTACGAGACGCCCGGCCTGCACCACCTGCGCGCCCACGTCCGCGCCGGAAACGTCCTCGACCTGGTGCTCAGCTTCCACCACGCGATCCTGGACGGCTGGAGCGTGGCCGGGGTGATCTCCGAACTTCTCCAGGACTACCTGCACGCCCTGGGCGCCGACGTCCCCGCGGTGGCCGGGACCGAACCGCCCTCGCCCGCCCTCCACGTCCGCGACGAACGCGCGGTGCTCGCCTCCGCCGCCGCCCGCGACCACTGGCGCGACCGGCTGGCCGGTGCCGAACTCGTCCAGCTCGACCCGTTCGTCCCCTACGAGGCCCCCGGCGACGGGGGCAGCGTGGTCCACCACATCGAGCTGCCGGACCAACTCGACGCGGCGCTGGGGCGGTTCGCCCGCGACCACGCGGTGCCGCTGCGCCTGGTGCTCTTCACCGCCCACTGCCTGACGCTGCGGCTGCTCTCCGGCCGCGAGGACGTCACCACCGGCCTGGTCACCCATGGCCGCCCCGAGGCCGTCGGCGCCGACCGGATCGCCGGCCTCTTCCTCAACACCATGCCGGTACGCCTCACCCCCGGCCAGGCCACCTGGCTCGACGCGGTCCACGACGTGGTCCGCGCCGAACGCGACGCCCACCCCTACCGCGCCTACCCGCTCAGCGCCATCCAGGACGACCGCGGCGGCGCCCCGCTGCTGGACACCGCGTTCACCTTCGTGCGGCTGCACAACCTCGAACCGCTCCTCGGCCGGACCGAACTGGACCTGCTGGAGCTGACCACCTACGAGGAGACCAACTTCGGGCTGCTGGTCAACGCCATCGTCGACCCGCGCGACGGACGCACCCGGCTGCGGCTCAACTGCGCCGGCCGCTCCTTCACCGCCGTCCAGGCCGCCCTGCTCGCCGACACCTACACCGCGATCCTGCGCCGCGTCGTCGAACACCCGGAAACGGCGGTGGACTTCGACTTCCTCGCGCCCGCCGCCGAACTGCCCGCCAACCCCGCCCCCGAACCGCTGGACGTGGTACGCCGGTTCACCGCCATGGCCGCGGCCCGGCCGGACGCGGAGGCCGTGGTCTTCGGCGACGTCCGCTGGACCTACCGGGAGTTGGACCGGGCCACCCGGCGGATCGCCGGACGCCTGCGGGACCTCGGCGTCGCCCCGGGCGCCGGCGTCGGCATCGCGCTGGACCGCTCCCCGGAGATGATCGCCACCGTCCTGGGCATCCTGCGGGCCGGCGCCGCCTGCGTGCCGCTGGACGTCAGCTACCCGCCCGAGCGCATCGCCCGCATGGTGGAACGCGCCCGGCCGTTCCGGGTCGTCGCCCACGAACGCCACGCCGCCCTGGTGCCCGACCCGGCGCTGGTGCTGCCCGTCGAGTCGATCCCGCTGCCCGGCCCGGCGGACGACGAGGCGCCCGAGGAGACCGCGCCGCTGCCGCTGGACTCCCTCGCGCTGATCCTGTTCACCTCCGGCTCCTCCGGCGAACCCAAGGGCGTCGAGCTGCCGCACCGGCTGTGGGCCAACTACACCCAGTGGCAACTGCGCGCCGAGACCAACGCGCCCGGCGCCCGCACCCTGCAGTTCGCGCCGCTCAGCTTCGACGTCTCCTTCCAGGAGATCTTCTCCACCATGGCGGCCGGCGGCACCTTGCACCTGGTCTCCGACGCCGACCGGCGCGACCCGGCCACGCTGCTGCGGATCCTGGACGAGCAGGCCATCGAGCGGTGGTTCATGCCGTTCGTCGCCCTCCAGGGCATCGCCGAGGCCTCCGAACTGCTCGGCATCCGCCCGAAGGCGTTGCGCATCCTGATCTCCTCCGGCGAGCAGCTGCGGGTCACCGAGGAGATCCGCCGGCTGTGCGCCGCCCGCCCCGGCACCCTGCTGGAGAACCAGTACGGGCCCACCGAGACCAACATCGCCAGCGCCTACCTGCTCTCCGGCGACCCGGCCGGCTGGCCCGCGCTGCCGCCGATCGGCACCGCCATCGACGGCGCCGAGATCCACGTCCTCGACGACCGGCTGCGCCCGGTGCCCACCGGCGTCCAGGGCGAGATATACCTCGGCGGAGCCTGCCTCGCCCTCGGCTACCGGGGCCGCCCCGACCTCACCGAGGAACGCTTCGTCCCGCACCCCACCCGCCCCGGGGCCCGGCTGTACCGCACCGGCGACGTCGGCCGGGTGCTGCCGGACGGCGACACGGTGTGGCTCGGCCGCGCCGACAACCAGGTCAAGGTGCGCGGCTTCAGGGTCGAGCCGGCCGAGGTGGAGATCGCCATCACCGCGCTCTGCGACGACTTCCCCGGCATCCGCGGCGCCGCCGTGGTCGCCCGCACCCGCGGCGACGGCCTCGACTCGTTCCTCGTCGGCTACCTGCTCGGCGAGGAGGGCTCGGCCGACCTGGAGGAGGTCCGCAAGCGGCTGCGGGCCGTGCTCCCCGAGTACATGGTCCCCGCCCACCTCGGCTGGCTGGAGAAGCTGCCGCTGACGCCCAGCGGCAAGCGCGACGACGCCGCGTTGCGCCGGCTGCCGCTGGACATTGGCCCGGCCGCCGACGCCATCGCCCCCCGGGACGCCTACGAGCGGGCGCTCGCCGACATCTTCGGCGAGATGCTGGCCAGCCCCGGCTTCGGGGTGCACGACGACTTCTTCGAGCACGGCGGCACCTCGCTCACCGCGATGCGGCTGGTGGTCACCATCGAGAAGCGGTTCGGGGTACGGGTGCCGCTGACCACGTTCGTGGCCGCCCCGACCGTCGCCCGGCTCGCCGAACGGCTGCGCTCCGACGAGGCGGTGGCCGCCTTCGACCCGGTGGTGCCGGTCAAGCGCGGCGCCGAGGACCGCCCGCCGCTCTTCCTCGTCCACCCGCTCGGCGGCAACGTGCTGTGCTACGTGCGCCTCGCCCGCCACCTGCCCGACGAGCAGCCGCTTTACGCCCTCCAGGCGGGCGGCGCCGAGCCGGGCACCGAACCGGTGGCCACCATGGGCGCCCTGGCCAAGAGCTACCTGGAGGCGATCCGCCGGGTGCAGCCCGAGGGCCCGTACCACCTGGGCGGCTGGTCCTTCGGCGGCTTCGTCGCCTTCGAAATGGCCAAGCAGCTCATCGCCGACGGCGGGCCCGGACAGGTCGCCTCGCTGATCCTGCTCGACTCCATCGCCCCCACCCCGGGCGACCGCCCCGACGTGGCCGAACAGGCCATGATGGAGTGGTTCTTCTGGGAGCTGATCTGGGTCGACCGCGGCGGCAGCGCCCCGGTCGAACGGATTCCGGCCGAACTGACCGGCGACGATGCCCGGTTGGACTTCATCGCCGAACGCGCGGCGGCCGTGGGCATCGTCCCCGCCGACACCGCGCGCTCCACGGTCCGCCGGATGTTCGAGGTCTACAAAACCAACTGGGCCTCGCTGCGCGACTACGAACCGGCCCCGGAGCCGGTGGACCTCACCCTGGTCAAGGCCACCGCCCCGCTGCCCGACGTGCTCAAGCCGATGCACGGCGCGGCCCGCACCCTGCACGACGCCCCGGCCAACGGCTGGGCGACCCTCACCAGCGGTCACCTGGACGTCGTCGACGTCCCCGGCGACCACCTCATGCTCCTGGACGAGCCGTACGTCGGCACCGTCGGCGAGGCCATCGCCGACGTGCTCGCCGGACGGCGCGGCGGGCGGCGCAACGACGAAGGAGCGGCGCAGTGA
- a CDS encoding FAD-dependent oxidoreductase: MTARRAGKAIVVGAGIGGLTAAAALRRVGMDVEVYERARELRPAGGALSFMTNAVLALRTLGIDLKLEENAEILERLHFRTARGGLIRTLEFKALCERLGAPSFGIARTLLQQLLLREVGDDCPVHLGAAATGFTAHGDGVEVAFADGRRARGDVLIGADGFNSAIRRQLTGPEQPRESGYLCWVATPEFTHPKVPKQYGAHYWGRGKRFGIANIGGGQIYWWGTKNMPVERARDWRGTKDEIVHAYAGWADEVRAAVAATPIEQITAFPARDRPFLERWGTGPVTLLGDAAHPMMTSLGQGACMAVEDAVVLAHHLAARPDDPQAALRGYEAERRPRTRRIVEGAHALSALEQTEQPLRILGRDLFFRFAPGSVLDKQNAEYLDFPGVSAAADRTMEVQP; the protein is encoded by the coding sequence GTGACAGCACGCCGGGCCGGCAAGGCCATCGTGGTCGGAGCGGGGATCGGCGGCCTGACCGCCGCCGCGGCGCTGCGCCGCGTCGGGATGGACGTCGAGGTCTACGAACGCGCCCGGGAACTGCGCCCGGCCGGCGGGGCGCTGTCGTTCATGACCAACGCGGTGCTCGCGCTGCGCACCCTCGGCATCGACCTGAAGCTGGAGGAGAACGCCGAGATCCTGGAGCGGCTGCACTTCCGCACCGCCCGCGGCGGCCTGATCCGCACCCTGGAGTTCAAGGCGCTCTGCGAACGGCTCGGCGCCCCCAGCTTCGGTATCGCCCGCACCCTGCTCCAGCAACTGCTGCTGCGCGAGGTCGGCGACGACTGCCCGGTCCACCTGGGCGCCGCCGCCACCGGCTTCACCGCGCACGGCGACGGCGTCGAGGTGGCCTTCGCCGACGGCCGCCGGGCCCGCGGTGACGTGCTCATCGGCGCCGACGGCTTCAACTCGGCGATCCGCCGCCAGCTCACCGGCCCCGAACAGCCCCGCGAGAGCGGCTACCTGTGCTGGGTGGCCACCCCCGAGTTCACCCACCCCAAGGTGCCCAAGCAGTACGGCGCCCACTACTGGGGCCGCGGGAAGCGCTTCGGCATCGCCAACATCGGCGGCGGCCAAATCTACTGGTGGGGCACGAAGAACATGCCGGTGGAGCGGGCCAGGGACTGGCGCGGCACCAAGGACGAGATCGTCCACGCCTACGCCGGATGGGCAGACGAGGTGCGGGCGGCGGTGGCGGCCACCCCCATCGAGCAGATCACCGCCTTCCCGGCGCGCGACCGCCCGTTCCTGGAACGGTGGGGCACCGGCCCGGTCACCCTGCTCGGCGACGCCGCCCACCCGATGATGACCAGCCTCGGCCAGGGCGCCTGCATGGCCGTGGAGGACGCCGTCGTCCTCGCCCACCACCTCGCGGCCCGCCCGGACGACCCGCAGGCGGCGCTGCGCGGCTACGAGGCCGAACGGCGCCCCCGCACCCGCAGGATCGTCGAGGGCGCCCACGCGCTCAGCGCCCTGGAGCAGACCGAGCAGCCGCTGCGGATCCTCGGCCGCGACCTGTTCTTCCGCTTCGCGCCCGGCTCCGTGCTGGACAAGCAGAACGCCGAGTACCTCGACTTCCCCGGCGTCAGCGCCGCCGCCGACCGCACGATGGAGGTACAGCCGTGA
- a CDS encoding SDR family oxidoreductase translates to MSNWTGLVSPRGRFVVVTGASSGLGEATALHLARVGFHVFAGVRRTADGERLAATADGGRLTPVSLDVTDPEAVTRAVAEVGGAAGDAGLWGLVNNAGIAVTAPLECVPADLLRRQLDTNVTGQLAVIQGFLPLLRTGGGRVVNVTSGLGNVAIPYLGAYAAAQFAKEALSDALRRELAPQGIPVTVIQPGAIMTPIWAKMSAEAERTLDAAPEPVRELYRDTFLRFLRTNENAARTSRTTPDDVARTVFRALVTARPRTRYGVGRDATGGRLLARLLPDRAVDRVFGGIVTPSR, encoded by the coding sequence GTGTCGAACTGGACGGGTCTCGTGTCGCCCAGGGGACGCTTCGTCGTCGTCACCGGAGCCTCCTCGGGGCTCGGCGAGGCCACCGCCCTGCACCTGGCCCGGGTGGGCTTCCACGTCTTCGCCGGGGTACGCCGCACGGCCGACGGCGAACGGCTGGCGGCCACCGCGGACGGCGGCCGGCTCACCCCCGTCTCCCTGGACGTGACCGACCCCGAGGCGGTGACCCGCGCGGTCGCCGAGGTCGGCGGGGCGGCCGGGGACGCCGGGCTGTGGGGGCTGGTCAACAACGCCGGGATCGCGGTGACCGCCCCGCTGGAGTGCGTACCGGCCGACCTGCTGCGCCGCCAGCTCGACACCAACGTCACCGGACAACTCGCCGTGATCCAGGGCTTCCTGCCCCTGCTGCGCACCGGCGGCGGACGCGTCGTCAACGTCACCTCGGGCCTGGGCAACGTCGCCATCCCCTACCTCGGCGCCTACGCCGCCGCACAGTTCGCCAAGGAGGCGCTGAGCGACGCGCTGCGCCGCGAACTGGCCCCGCAGGGCATCCCGGTGACCGTGATCCAGCCCGGCGCCATCATGACCCCGATCTGGGCCAAGATGTCCGCCGAGGCCGAACGCACCCTGGACGCCGCCCCGGAACCGGTGCGCGAGCTGTACCGCGACACCTTCCTGCGGTTCCTGCGCACCAACGAGAACGCGGCGCGCACCAGCCGCACCACCCCCGACGACGTGGCCCGCACGGTCTTCCGCGCCCTGGTCACCGCCCGCCCCCGGACCCGTTACGGCGTCGGCCGGGACGCCACCGGCGGGCGGCTGCTCGCCCGGCTGCTGCCCGACCGCGCCGTCGACCGGGTCTTCGGCGGCATCGTCACCCCGTCCCGCTGA